The genome window ATTCTATGCTTCATTTTCAATTGAGAAAATGATACTTTATTTTACTAGGTTTGTACactaaaaaattaatattgacaTTTGATCCATATTTTACATGGCTGTTATTGCCACTGAGGAGTGATTACTATTTAGGCAGACTATGTTTAATCATATCTGCAACCACAAACTCTGTGTCCTTGTGAGAGTACACATTCAAAAAGTGCtaactgagtgaatgaaagagTGATGAGTGGATAGGTTGAAGAACCATTGGTGAAGAGATGCTCCATTTCGTCATTAATGTCACAAGTATACCAGATCATACTCTCCCCATTAATCTCTTTACTGCCCCTCTTACATCTTTGTTTCTGAGGGTGTAGATTAGAGGGTTGAGACTAGGTGTGACAACAGTATAGAAGAGGGCAATGAACTTGCCCTGATCTTGAGAATTTCCTGATGGTGGCTGGAGGTATATGCACATGGCTGGAATGAAAAAAAGGGATACGACCATAAGATGGGCTCCACACGTCCCAAAGACTTTCTGGAGTCCAGTTGTTGACTGCATCCTCAGCACTGCCCAGGCAATGGCCCCATAGGAGCTGAGAATGAGCATGAGAGGTATGAGAACAAAAATGGAGCTCGTGACCATGAGGGTCAGCTCATTAGCACGGGTATCAACACATGACAGTCGAAGCAGTGCTGGAACTTCACAGAAGAAATGGTCCACTTGGCGATGTCCACACAGGGGTTCCAAAAATGTAAAGAAGGAATGAAGGGCTGAGTTGGTGAAGCCACTTACCCAACAAGCCACAGCCAACAGATGGCAGAAATGAGGGTGCATGAGGACAGTGTAACGCAGGGGTCTACACACAGCTGCATAACGGTCATAGGACATCACCATCAGTAGTACACATTCTGTAGATCCCAGTGCGAGGACAAAATAAAGTTGAATCATACAACCATTGTAAGAGATGGTTTTTTCTGGGCCCCAGAGGTTGACCAGCAACTGAGGGATGAAGCTGGTGGTGTAGCAGAGATCCAGAAAAGAGAGATttgagaggaagaagtacatgggagtGTGGAGATGGGAGTCCAGGTATGACAAGATAATGATGAACAGGTTGCCTATCAATGTCATCAGGTAGAACATCAAGATAACCACAAAAAGAAGTAACTCAAGCTGAGGCCAATCAGAAAAACCCAATAGAACAAACTGGGCTTCAGAGGTTGCATTCTTTTTCCCATCATCATTCATATCTTGTTATCTGAGGAAAGAATTACATACAGCCTAAAAGTGAAGGGAAAGACTCCAAGAATCACAGAGacacaggaaatttaaaaaaccagTTTCAAGGGCATACCACTGCTCAGTTGTAAGACAATTTGGGCATTAAGAGAAACTGTGGTACCAACGAATTGAAAGAAATAAGAATCCACAAGCTAATAGtgataaacttaaaaaagaataaatgtatagTGGAGAACAGAAGTCTGTTCCTATCAGCTGGATACTAACTAGTAAATATAGAAGGAATGGTGGCGTtagaaaaacttaaatatatGCTAAAAACTAGTGAATGAAGAAATGTTGAGCCATTTACATTGTTTAAAATATCTCCCCAGAAGTTACTTgttaattataaaatgtaaagtaGTAGACTTTACAACAGAAAAACCTAGTAGGCCACCGTAACAAAATAATCAGTGTTAACATCATTAATGTTACAAACCAAGATCATGTGACTGTTGATACAATGCTCTGAACCAGGGCATagtgtcacttcagtcatgttcatgCCAAAAAATGCATAGCTTGATGCTAATAATGAAAAGGCATGAGATAAACTCACATGGAGACAAGATGGGTGAAATAGCTGACCTgcactctttaaaaatatcaaattcaaGAAAGAGTTTGAAATGAAGACAGATGAGAAATACATAGATACAGATATGacagacagagaaacagaggagagagaggataggtgataaaataaatcttttcaggCAGAGTGTAGACTATTGTTGAATCTGGTTAAAAGGTTAATAGCAGttttctgtaccattttacaaCTTTTctacaaattttatattttaccagaataaaaacctccagaaagtaaattaaatgcttttctt of Cervus canadensis isolate Bull #8, Minnesota chromosome 28, ASM1932006v1, whole genome shotgun sequence contains these proteins:
- the LOC122429421 gene encoding olfactory receptor 2J3-like, coding for MNDDGKKNATSEAQFVLLGFSDWPQLELLLFVVILMFYLMTLIGNLFIIILSYLDSHLHTPMYFFLSNLSFLDLCYTTSFIPQLLVNLWGPEKTISYNGCMIQLYFVLALGSTECVLLMVMSYDRYAAVCRPLRYTVLMHPHFCHLLAVACWVSGFTNSALHSFFTFLEPLCGHRQVDHFFCEVPALLRLSCVDTRANELTLMVTSSIFVLIPLMLILSSYGAIAWAVLRMQSTTGLQKVFGTCGAHLMVVSLFFIPAMCIYLQPPSGNSQDQGKFIALFYTVVTPSLNPLIYTLRNKDVRGAVKRLMGRV